A genomic segment from Paralichthys olivaceus isolate ysfri-2021 chromosome 22, ASM2471397v2, whole genome shotgun sequence encodes:
- the rpgrip1 gene encoding protein fantom isoform X3, giving the protein MSPVMDETAGDLPVRDVGPMRGGLMPTVPDTLRDVKLWKKHHVMKTKDPQRLFRFPREHLEDLCLRLQEENTVLRQHTRTQEQRLRRMSTRLMRLRQARPGSTGVKERDMEDTIQELEAHVAMLESQKGLLQNKLSLAKQHIMDLGGRAPYKFSKGKSMEVEGAVRRAAQTAPPRYGPMMDDNRAEVERFRSSVTEQVKVAEMELTAQTLRDTLREKEREIEGTVKEMRKQQADRHRITIRENVDLIRLQNQLSNKSTALRVTQEKFNELQEAYEKQLDESQRSLRESQRALLEKVEELTEQLKQEKQSALALQGQFNTATLSLQNLDKLQERITDLEGERDMIKENYDTLLESTLSAQSNHDGHVEVRSVVDHRSEDVGPNVYMLDIQTLEEALRAEKEERGRLELEKEKLRQEKKMLEEHIERDREFSVMTGDKREHLEQELLQYREQVPALQDRLDSVTKVFDMSVEELSETLLQIKAFRMQQESRESLRFLWADGKVEDLPREMVNIQAIHAETVLELQKTRNLLLLEHQISNDLKEELKTIGLRMESEKEESRSRMAGKDKLLSKRALQINTLQAQLKELAYSPRKYKRTIPIQYTWPAGDQEVVQPIEDDMCFSQLRAGESLLEIHLKAATFTPAGQRIMSRLSAGMGSSEDIVTFCTYGLLDFEVHSTPLVSGSQPDYGFTSRYALTARDLGRLGGQGSRVRVELHQALGGVKFVTHGSGQMSLMGTMERRGERVSGRFNITGSEAEIVGVVDFWVRLFPPAEPICIEVERPADRRTATQRSPVHYSYGWQETSYKEIHDYGGGIPNELVVMLERCVGLNARWPGMLPDAYMTYRFYDLPPHVSQTVQCAADPVFNDTTSYPLAVTADVLHYLRSSSLWVYVFDDGDDQMPPTYLAKTPIPLRALATGREIRGDYVLRDPAGGPRGMVRIMIKWKYPFLPTADDSLGGQGRQDRGTESTGTVERRREEEVSQKPIAKPRTQLLAPRETKAVQRETKTWPRPPAVKQKSSKNARAEPNTSVKPLDTRQTTDRKRSTKRSHLTPGPKPSHLPARTSSEGTSPRQSPATLSRGSSASDIRTQDLLSVDQVSEDEEEGRSESAAAGDRDAPESSDSSSSQSDMIIIPPKWKIRKRDKLRVEILSMTFEPSSHVALDKSVQRVYVEYRLLGVPMETTETPMSLRKPTKGEEIHYNFTRVIYVDGSQSAPLRQYLYTMLEGNDPNQGRLKFTVVSEPMDDDEECVDVGCASLDLQELLLTGNDVLEQQIDIFSLDEEKEVIGNLKVSLEAAKALTRIYQEFHKEDETKKEDETDETEEEEEEEEEKKEEDQEEEKKKDQIQVMDYDEDSDF; this is encoded by the exons ATGTCACCTGTCATGGACGAGACAGCCGGGGATCTCCCAGTCAGAGATGTGGGGCCAATGAGGGGGGGGCTCATGCCAACTGTCCCAG ATACTCTCCGTGATGTGAAACTGTGGAAGAAGCATCATGTCATGAAGACAAAAG atcCTCAACGCCTGTTTCGGTTTCCCAGAGAGCACCTGGAGGACCTGTGTCtgcggctgcaggaggagaacacTGTGCTGAGGCAACACACTCGTACACAGGAACAAAGGCTGCGCAG GATGTCCACCAGGCTAATGCGTCTTCGTCAGGCCCGTCCTGGGTCCACcggtgtgaaggagagagacatggaggacACTATACAAGAGCTGGAAGCACATGTTGCTATGCTGGAGAGCCAGAAAGGGTTGCTACAGAACAAACTCAGCTTGGCCAAGCAGCACATTATGGACCTGGGGGGACGCGCACCATACAAGTTCAgcaaag GTAAAAGTATGGAAGTGGAGGGCGCAGTCAGGAGGGCAGCCCAGACAGCCCCACCCCGCTATGGCCCCATGATGGATGACAACAGGGCAGAGGTGGAGAGATT CAGGTCCAGTGTGACAGAGCAGGTGAAGGTGGCCGAGATGGAGCTGACTGCCCAGACcctcagagacacactgagagagaaggagagggagatcGAGGGAACCGTGAAAGAGATGAGGAAGCAGCAGGCCGACAGACACAG aaTAACCATCAGAGAGAACGTGGATCTGATTCGTCTCCAAAATCAGCTCTCAAACAAGAGCACTGCTCTGCGAGTTACACAGGAGAAGTTCAACGAGCTGCAAGAA GCATATGAGAAACAGCTAGATGAG AGTCAGAGGTCGCTGAGGGAAAGCCAGAGAGCTCTGCTGGAGAAAGTGGAGGAGCTGACAGAACAACTGAAGCAGGAGAAACAAAGCGCGCTGGCACTGCAGGGACAATTCAACACTGCTACTCTGTCTCTACAGAACCTGGACAAG CTACAGGAGAGAATAACAGAcctggaaggagagagggacaTGATAAAAGAAAACTATGACACTCTACTAGAGAG TACTTTGTCTGCCCAAAGCAACCACGATGGCCACGTAGAAGTGCGCAGCGTAGTGGACCACAGGAGTGAGGACGTGGGGCCAAACGTGTACATGCTGGATATCCAGACACTGGAGGAGGCACTGAgagcagagaaggaggagagaggcagactggagctggagaaagaaaaactgaggcAAGAGAAGAAGATGTTAGAAGAGCACATAGAGCGAGACAGAG AGTTTTCAGTGATGACGGGAGACAAACGTGAGCATCTAGAGCAGGAGCTTCTCCAGTACAGAGAGCAGGTCCCTGCTCTGCAGGACAGACTGGACTCTGTAACTAAG GTGTTTGACATGAGTGTTGAGGAGCTCAGCGAAACTCTTTTGCAGATCAAG GCATTCAGGATGCAgcaggagagcagggagagTCTGCGTTTCCTCTGGGCTGATGGGAAGGTGGAGGATTTGCCCCGTGAAATGGTAAATATCCAGGCAATACATGCTGAGACTGTGCTGGAGCTACAGAAAACCAGGAACCTGCTACTGCTGGAGCATCAAATCAGCAACGACCTTAAG GAAGAGTTAAAAACAATCGGCCTGAGGATGGAgagtgagaaggaggagagcaggagcaggatgGCTGGGAAAGACAAGCTTTTATCAAAACGAGCCCTTCAGATCAACACTTTGCAAG CCCAGTTAAAGGAGCTGGCATACAGCCCCAGGAAATATAAGCGGACCATACCAATACAGTACACCTGGCCAGCTGGAGACCAGGAGGTGGTACAGCCCATTGAAGATGacatgtgtttttctcagcTGAGAGCAGGGGAGTCACTGCTCGAGATCCACCTTAAG GCTGCAACTTTCACACCAGCAGGGCAGCGGATTATGAGCAGGCTCAGTGCAGGAATGGGCAGCAGCGAGGACATTGTGACCTTCTGCACCTACGGCCTCTTGGACTTTGAGGTGCACTCCACTCCTCTTGTGTCAGGCAGTCAGCCTGACTACGGCTTCACGTCCCGCTACGCTCTAACAGCCCGCGATCTGGGCAGGCTGGGGGGTCAGGGGTCAAGGGTCAGAGTGGAGCTCCACCAGGCGTTAGGAGGTGTCAAGTTTGTGACTCATGGAAGTGGGCAGATGTCGCTCATGGGCAccatggagaggagaggggagcgTGTCAGTGGACGTTTCAATATCACAG GCTCTGAAGCTGAAATTGTGGGTGTGGTGGATTTCTGGGTGCGTCTGTTCCCACCTGCAGAGCCTATTTGCATTGAGGTAGAGAGACCAGCTGACAGGAGGACAGCGACACAGAGGAGTCCTGTGCATTACTCTTATGGCTGGCAAGAGACCAGTTACAAG GAGATACATGACTACGGTGGAGGGATCCCCAATGAGTTGGTGGTTATGTTGGAGCGCTGTGTGGGCCTCAATGCTCGTTGGCCAGGAATGCTTCCTGATGCCTACATGACTTACAGGTTCTACGACCTGCCGCCTCACGTCTCTCAAACGGTCCAGTGTGCTGCTGACCCGGTGTTCAATGACACAACCAGCTACCCACTGGCAGTAACAGCTGATGTGTTGCACTACTTGAG GTCTAGTAGTCTCTGGGTGTACGtgtttgatgatggtgatgaccAAATGCCACCAACTTATCTGGCGAAGACCCCAATCCCACTGCGAGCCCTGGCCACAGGCAGGGAGATCAgag GTGACTATGTTCTGAGGGATCCTGCTGGGGGGCCTCGGGGCATGGTCAGGATCATGATAAAATGGAAGTACCCCTTCCTGCCAACGGCAGACGACTCACTGGGTGGACAGGGAAGacaggacagagggacagaaagcACTGGGacggtggagaggaggagagaagaggaggtgtcACAGAAGCCCATAGCCAAGCCCAGA ACTCAGCTACTCGCGCCAAGAGAAACCAAAGCAGTGCAAAGGGAGACGAAAACCTGG CCTCGGCCTCCAGCTGTCAAACAGAAAAGCTCAAAGAACGCACGGGCTGAGCCAAACACCTCTGTGAAACCTCTGGACACTCGTCAGaccacagacaggaagagatCGACTAAAAGGTCCCATCTTACGCCTGGGCCAAAACCCTCTCATTTGCCAGCTCGGAC ctCCTCAGAGGGAACGTCTCCCAGGCAATCACCTGCCACTCTATCGAGGGGAAGCTCTGCCAGCGACATCAGGACTCAG GACCTCCTCTCTGTGGATCAGGTgtcagaggatgaagaggagggaaggagtgaGAGTG ctgctgcaggagacagagatgCCCCAGAGTCTTCAGACTCAAGCTCCTCACAAAGCGACATGATTATCATTCCTCCTAAATGGAAAATAAGAAAG AGAGACAAGTTGAGAGTCGAGATCCTGTCCATGACGTTTGAACCGTCCTCACACGTGGCACTGGACAAGTCGGTGCAGCGTGTGTACGTGGAATATCGGCTGCTGGGCGTCCCCATGGAGACGACAGAAACGCCCATGTCTCTCCGCAAACCCACAAAGGGAGAGGAGATTCACTACAACTTCACACGAG TGATCTACGTGGATGGATCACAGTCGGCTCCACTCAGACAGTATCTCTACACCATGCTGGAGGGTAATGACCCCAACCAGGGCAG GTTAAAGTTCACAGTGGTCAGTGAGCcgatggatgatgatgaggagtgtgtggacgtgggatgtgcGTCTCTCGACCTACAAGAACTGCTGCTCACAGGAAATGATGTTCTTGAACAACAGATTGACA tCTTCAGTCTAGATGAAGAAAAGGAGGTGATAGGAAATCTGAAAGTGTCTCTCGAAGCAGCAAAAGCGCTGACCCGGATATACCAGGAGTTTCACAAGGAAGATGAGACCAAGAAAGAAGATGAGACTgatgaaacagaagaagaagaagaggaagaagaggagaagaaagaagaggatcaagaggaagagaagaaaaaagatcaGATACAAGTGATGGATTATGATGAGGACAGTGATTTCTAA
- the rpgrip1 gene encoding protein fantom isoform X1: MSPVMDETAGDLPVRDVGPMRGGLMPTVPDTLRDVKLWKKHHVMKTKDPQRLFRFPREHLEDLCLRLQEENTVLRQHTRTQEQRLRRMSTRLMRLRQARPGSTGVKERDMEDTIQELEAHVAMLESQKGLLQNKLSLAKQHIMDLGGRAPYKFSKGKSMEVEGAVRRAAQTAPPRYGPMMDDNRAEVERFRSSVTEQVKVAEMELTAQTLRDTLREKEREIEGTVKEMRKQQADRHRITIRENVDLIRLQNQLSNKSTALRVTQEKFNELQEAYEKQLDESQRSLRESQRALLEKVEELTEQLKQEKQSALALQGQFNTATLSLQNLDKLQERITDLEGERDMIKENYDTLLESTLSAQSNHDGHVEVRSVVDHRSEDVGPNVYMLDIQTLEEALRAEKEERGRLELEKEKLRQEKKMLEEHIERDREFSVMTGDKREHLEQELLQYREQVPALQDRLDSVTKVFDMSVEELSETLLQIKAFRMQQESRESLRFLWADGKVEDLPREMVNIQAIHAETVLELQKTRNLLLLEHQISNDLKEELKTIGLRMESEKEESRSRMAGKDKLLSKRALQINTLQAQLKELAYSPRKYKRTIPIQYTWPAGDQEVVQPIEDDMCFSQLRAGESLLEIHLKAATFTPAGQRIMSRLSAGMGSSEDIVTFCTYGLLDFEVHSTPLVSGSQPDYGFTSRYALTARDLGRLGGQGSRVRVELHQALGGVKFVTHGSGQMSLMGTMERRGERVSGRFNITGSEAEIVGVVDFWVRLFPPAEPICIEVERPADRRTATQRSPVHYSYGWQETSYKEIHDYGGGIPNELVVMLERCVGLNARWPGMLPDAYMTYRFYDLPPHVSQTVQCAADPVFNDTTSYPLAVTADVLHYLRSSSLWVYVFDDGDDQMPPTYLAKTPIPLRALATGREIRGDYVLRDPAGGPRGMVRIMIKWKYPFLPTADDSLGGQGRQDRGTESTGTVERRREEEVSQKPIAKPRVKTQLLAPRETKAVQRETKTWPRPPAVKQKSSKNARAEPNTSVKPLDTRQTTDRKRSTKRSHLTPGPKPSHLPARTSSEGTSPRQSPATLSRGSSASDIRTQDLLSVDQVSEDEEEGRSESAAAGDRDAPESSDSSSSQSDMIIIPPKWKIRKRDKLRVEILSMTFEPSSHVALDKSVQRVYVEYRLLGVPMETTETPMSLRKPTKGEEIHYNFTRVIYVDGSQSAPLRQYLYTMLEGNDPNQGRLKFTVVSEPMDDDEECVDVGCASLDLQELLLTGNDVLEQQIDIFSLDEEKEVIGNLKVSLEAAKALTRIYQEFHKEDETKKEDETDETEEEEEEEEEKKEEDQEEEKKKDQIQVMDYDEDSDF; this comes from the exons ATGTCACCTGTCATGGACGAGACAGCCGGGGATCTCCCAGTCAGAGATGTGGGGCCAATGAGGGGGGGGCTCATGCCAACTGTCCCAG ATACTCTCCGTGATGTGAAACTGTGGAAGAAGCATCATGTCATGAAGACAAAAG atcCTCAACGCCTGTTTCGGTTTCCCAGAGAGCACCTGGAGGACCTGTGTCtgcggctgcaggaggagaacacTGTGCTGAGGCAACACACTCGTACACAGGAACAAAGGCTGCGCAG GATGTCCACCAGGCTAATGCGTCTTCGTCAGGCCCGTCCTGGGTCCACcggtgtgaaggagagagacatggaggacACTATACAAGAGCTGGAAGCACATGTTGCTATGCTGGAGAGCCAGAAAGGGTTGCTACAGAACAAACTCAGCTTGGCCAAGCAGCACATTATGGACCTGGGGGGACGCGCACCATACAAGTTCAgcaaag GTAAAAGTATGGAAGTGGAGGGCGCAGTCAGGAGGGCAGCCCAGACAGCCCCACCCCGCTATGGCCCCATGATGGATGACAACAGGGCAGAGGTGGAGAGATT CAGGTCCAGTGTGACAGAGCAGGTGAAGGTGGCCGAGATGGAGCTGACTGCCCAGACcctcagagacacactgagagagaaggagagggagatcGAGGGAACCGTGAAAGAGATGAGGAAGCAGCAGGCCGACAGACACAG aaTAACCATCAGAGAGAACGTGGATCTGATTCGTCTCCAAAATCAGCTCTCAAACAAGAGCACTGCTCTGCGAGTTACACAGGAGAAGTTCAACGAGCTGCAAGAA GCATATGAGAAACAGCTAGATGAG AGTCAGAGGTCGCTGAGGGAAAGCCAGAGAGCTCTGCTGGAGAAAGTGGAGGAGCTGACAGAACAACTGAAGCAGGAGAAACAAAGCGCGCTGGCACTGCAGGGACAATTCAACACTGCTACTCTGTCTCTACAGAACCTGGACAAG CTACAGGAGAGAATAACAGAcctggaaggagagagggacaTGATAAAAGAAAACTATGACACTCTACTAGAGAG TACTTTGTCTGCCCAAAGCAACCACGATGGCCACGTAGAAGTGCGCAGCGTAGTGGACCACAGGAGTGAGGACGTGGGGCCAAACGTGTACATGCTGGATATCCAGACACTGGAGGAGGCACTGAgagcagagaaggaggagagaggcagactggagctggagaaagaaaaactgaggcAAGAGAAGAAGATGTTAGAAGAGCACATAGAGCGAGACAGAG AGTTTTCAGTGATGACGGGAGACAAACGTGAGCATCTAGAGCAGGAGCTTCTCCAGTACAGAGAGCAGGTCCCTGCTCTGCAGGACAGACTGGACTCTGTAACTAAG GTGTTTGACATGAGTGTTGAGGAGCTCAGCGAAACTCTTTTGCAGATCAAG GCATTCAGGATGCAgcaggagagcagggagagTCTGCGTTTCCTCTGGGCTGATGGGAAGGTGGAGGATTTGCCCCGTGAAATGGTAAATATCCAGGCAATACATGCTGAGACTGTGCTGGAGCTACAGAAAACCAGGAACCTGCTACTGCTGGAGCATCAAATCAGCAACGACCTTAAG GAAGAGTTAAAAACAATCGGCCTGAGGATGGAgagtgagaaggaggagagcaggagcaggatgGCTGGGAAAGACAAGCTTTTATCAAAACGAGCCCTTCAGATCAACACTTTGCAAG CCCAGTTAAAGGAGCTGGCATACAGCCCCAGGAAATATAAGCGGACCATACCAATACAGTACACCTGGCCAGCTGGAGACCAGGAGGTGGTACAGCCCATTGAAGATGacatgtgtttttctcagcTGAGAGCAGGGGAGTCACTGCTCGAGATCCACCTTAAG GCTGCAACTTTCACACCAGCAGGGCAGCGGATTATGAGCAGGCTCAGTGCAGGAATGGGCAGCAGCGAGGACATTGTGACCTTCTGCACCTACGGCCTCTTGGACTTTGAGGTGCACTCCACTCCTCTTGTGTCAGGCAGTCAGCCTGACTACGGCTTCACGTCCCGCTACGCTCTAACAGCCCGCGATCTGGGCAGGCTGGGGGGTCAGGGGTCAAGGGTCAGAGTGGAGCTCCACCAGGCGTTAGGAGGTGTCAAGTTTGTGACTCATGGAAGTGGGCAGATGTCGCTCATGGGCAccatggagaggagaggggagcgTGTCAGTGGACGTTTCAATATCACAG GCTCTGAAGCTGAAATTGTGGGTGTGGTGGATTTCTGGGTGCGTCTGTTCCCACCTGCAGAGCCTATTTGCATTGAGGTAGAGAGACCAGCTGACAGGAGGACAGCGACACAGAGGAGTCCTGTGCATTACTCTTATGGCTGGCAAGAGACCAGTTACAAG GAGATACATGACTACGGTGGAGGGATCCCCAATGAGTTGGTGGTTATGTTGGAGCGCTGTGTGGGCCTCAATGCTCGTTGGCCAGGAATGCTTCCTGATGCCTACATGACTTACAGGTTCTACGACCTGCCGCCTCACGTCTCTCAAACGGTCCAGTGTGCTGCTGACCCGGTGTTCAATGACACAACCAGCTACCCACTGGCAGTAACAGCTGATGTGTTGCACTACTTGAG GTCTAGTAGTCTCTGGGTGTACGtgtttgatgatggtgatgaccAAATGCCACCAACTTATCTGGCGAAGACCCCAATCCCACTGCGAGCCCTGGCCACAGGCAGGGAGATCAgag GTGACTATGTTCTGAGGGATCCTGCTGGGGGGCCTCGGGGCATGGTCAGGATCATGATAAAATGGAAGTACCCCTTCCTGCCAACGGCAGACGACTCACTGGGTGGACAGGGAAGacaggacagagggacagaaagcACTGGGacggtggagaggaggagagaagaggaggtgtcACAGAAGCCCATAGCCAAGCCCAGAGTAAag ACTCAGCTACTCGCGCCAAGAGAAACCAAAGCAGTGCAAAGGGAGACGAAAACCTGG CCTCGGCCTCCAGCTGTCAAACAGAAAAGCTCAAAGAACGCACGGGCTGAGCCAAACACCTCTGTGAAACCTCTGGACACTCGTCAGaccacagacaggaagagatCGACTAAAAGGTCCCATCTTACGCCTGGGCCAAAACCCTCTCATTTGCCAGCTCGGAC ctCCTCAGAGGGAACGTCTCCCAGGCAATCACCTGCCACTCTATCGAGGGGAAGCTCTGCCAGCGACATCAGGACTCAG GACCTCCTCTCTGTGGATCAGGTgtcagaggatgaagaggagggaaggagtgaGAGTG ctgctgcaggagacagagatgCCCCAGAGTCTTCAGACTCAAGCTCCTCACAAAGCGACATGATTATCATTCCTCCTAAATGGAAAATAAGAAAG AGAGACAAGTTGAGAGTCGAGATCCTGTCCATGACGTTTGAACCGTCCTCACACGTGGCACTGGACAAGTCGGTGCAGCGTGTGTACGTGGAATATCGGCTGCTGGGCGTCCCCATGGAGACGACAGAAACGCCCATGTCTCTCCGCAAACCCACAAAGGGAGAGGAGATTCACTACAACTTCACACGAG TGATCTACGTGGATGGATCACAGTCGGCTCCACTCAGACAGTATCTCTACACCATGCTGGAGGGTAATGACCCCAACCAGGGCAG GTTAAAGTTCACAGTGGTCAGTGAGCcgatggatgatgatgaggagtgtgtggacgtgggatgtgcGTCTCTCGACCTACAAGAACTGCTGCTCACAGGAAATGATGTTCTTGAACAACAGATTGACA tCTTCAGTCTAGATGAAGAAAAGGAGGTGATAGGAAATCTGAAAGTGTCTCTCGAAGCAGCAAAAGCGCTGACCCGGATATACCAGGAGTTTCACAAGGAAGATGAGACCAAGAAAGAAGATGAGACTgatgaaacagaagaagaagaagaggaagaagaggagaagaaagaagaggatcaagaggaagagaagaaaaaagatcaGATACAAGTGATGGATTATGATGAGGACAGTGATTTCTAA